The Stieleria sp. JC731 genome has a segment encoding these proteins:
- a CDS encoding glycosyltransferase family 4 protein has translation MEKPTQHRRRIVFLNRSYWPDIEATGQLLTDLCKGLASQYDVHVVCGQPNFPEPNSRFMRSGVEVRSGVTLHRLNHRQANKKNPFSRIASMISFYRAVDRYLKQSRLAADIVISETDPFMLPLAGARHAQRIGAQHCVYLQDIYPDVAVAIGKLRLPYSAELIRNRLRQSYVQASKIIVLGRCMRRRLIGPTWNVPTEKIELLSNWADCTSLQPVEHINNPFRRRHNLADDFIVMHSGNMGLTQRLDVLIEATQDPSWPSHAKLLLVGNGASRDRLLERAKQVDPGGYRIRFAAYQPREKLRESLSAADVHIVSMHEKVAGCLCPSKLYGIMSVGRPIIAVADSETDLCQTVIERDLGWCVQPGSPKLLAQAVAMAEAQANGSVEQISISLEQQSRLRKIARTEFDRPVIIERFAQLLGNILIDKTSDEVHSPSTTVPAPLGSKFKTTAAIPTTNTLPTTK, from the coding sequence GTGGAAAAACCTACTCAGCATCGCCGCCGCATCGTCTTTCTCAACAGGTCATACTGGCCGGATATCGAAGCCACCGGCCAACTGTTGACAGACCTTTGCAAAGGACTCGCCAGCCAATACGACGTGCACGTTGTTTGTGGTCAACCGAACTTCCCGGAGCCAAACAGCCGATTCATGCGTTCTGGCGTGGAGGTCCGTTCGGGTGTCACTTTACACCGGTTGAATCATCGCCAAGCGAATAAGAAGAACCCGTTTTCACGTATCGCCAGCATGATTTCATTCTATCGTGCGGTCGATCGATACCTGAAACAAAGTCGTTTGGCTGCGGACATCGTCATCAGCGAAACCGACCCGTTCATGTTGCCACTCGCCGGTGCTCGCCATGCACAACGGATCGGCGCACAACATTGTGTCTACCTTCAGGACATCTATCCCGATGTGGCGGTCGCGATTGGAAAGTTGCGATTACCGTACTCGGCAGAACTGATTCGCAATCGATTAAGGCAGTCGTACGTCCAAGCGTCAAAAATCATCGTGCTCGGACGATGTATGCGTCGGCGCCTGATTGGTCCGACTTGGAACGTTCCGACCGAGAAAATTGAACTGCTTTCCAACTGGGCGGATTGCACCAGCCTGCAACCGGTCGAGCATATTAACAACCCATTTCGTCGACGGCACAATCTGGCCGATGACTTTATTGTGATGCACTCCGGGAATATGGGACTGACACAACGACTGGATGTTCTGATCGAGGCGACACAGGACCCGTCATGGCCCTCCCACGCAAAACTATTGTTGGTTGGAAATGGCGCCTCGCGTGACCGCCTGCTGGAACGTGCCAAACAGGTGGATCCGGGTGGGTATCGGATTCGGTTTGCCGCCTATCAGCCCCGCGAAAAGTTGCGCGAAAGTCTTTCTGCGGCGGATGTGCACATTGTTTCGATGCATGAAAAAGTTGCGGGCTGCCTTTGCCCAAGCAAACTTTACGGGATCATGTCCGTCGGCCGACCTATTATCGCAGTGGCCGACAGCGAAACCGACCTGTGCCAAACGGTGATCGAACGAGATTTGGGCTGGTGCGTCCAACCAGGATCGCCGAAGTTGCTCGCACAAGCCGTCGCGATGGCGGAAGCCCAAGCCAATGGCAGCGTTGAACAAATTTCGATTTCGCTTGAACAACAAAGTCGACTTCGCAAGATCGCTCGGACAGAATTCGATCGGCCCGTGATCATTGAACGCTTTGCTCAACTGCTCGGAAACATCCTGATCGACAAGACGAGCGACGAAGTCCATTCCCCAAGCACTACAGTTCCGGCCCCATTGGGATCGAAGTTTAAAACGACCGCCGCGATCCCCACCACCAATACGCTCCCCACGACGAAATGA
- a CDS encoding LON peptidase substrate-binding domain-containing protein: MSDLEDLTRLPDDFDGDVRLFPLPSLVLFPHAVQPLHIFEPRYCEMLSEALATDGLIAMATLIDGVPDSVGQPPIASTVCIGRIVSHVPCEDERHNILLVGIKRAEIAAEVDAKRCFRIARSNVLDDLYPPTGKQGRSQLRSDLLDAFGQVIPATKSAKREISELLTGSMGLGPITDIISHTLPLSVAMKLELLGEYNVDRRAEKLMGFLKSGAVELPPQVESSEETKSDSEETRAIKFPPPFSVN, from the coding sequence ATGAGCGACCTGGAAGACCTAACTCGACTGCCAGACGATTTTGACGGGGATGTGCGTCTATTCCCTTTACCGTCTCTCGTGTTGTTTCCCCACGCGGTCCAGCCTCTGCACATTTTTGAACCCCGCTACTGCGAAATGCTTTCCGAGGCTTTGGCGACGGATGGGCTGATTGCAATGGCGACACTTATCGATGGCGTTCCGGATTCAGTGGGGCAGCCGCCGATCGCATCGACCGTTTGCATTGGACGAATCGTTTCGCATGTGCCGTGCGAAGACGAGCGACACAACATTCTGCTCGTCGGGATCAAGCGTGCGGAAATTGCAGCCGAAGTAGACGCGAAGCGTTGTTTTCGTATCGCAAGATCAAATGTGCTCGACGACCTTTATCCTCCGACAGGCAAGCAAGGTCGATCCCAACTGCGGTCAGATTTGCTGGACGCGTTCGGTCAAGTTATCCCGGCCACCAAATCAGCAAAACGCGAGATAAGTGAGTTGCTGACTGGTTCGATGGGGTTGGGACCGATCACCGATATCATCTCACACACGTTGCCGCTTTCTGTCGCAATGAAGTTGGAGCTGTTGGGCGAGTACAATGTCGACCGTCGCGCTGAAAAGTTGATGGGTTTCTTGAAATCCGGTGCCGTGGAATTGCCTCCGCAGGTCGAATCTTCTGAAGAGACCAAGTCCGATTCCGAGGAGACTCGCGCGATCAAGTTCCCTCCACCTTTCAGCGTCAACTAG
- a CDS encoding sulfatase family protein, which yields MSLRFLPSGFHRSASLPALAILAVLTCFNDARILHAQERDPNIIVIMADDLGYGDVSCYGATELETPNIDKLANGGMRFTQGYCNASTCTPTRFSFLTGKYAFRQPGAGIAPPNATSLIQPGTDTVASLLKNAGYKTGVVGKWHLGLGEGDAPDWNGALKPGPLEIGFDYCYLLPTTNDRVPSVYVENHHVVNLDPADPLWVGNKSPSDDHPLGSDPEVRKTLKMDWSHGHNQTVHNGIGRIGFYTGGHQARWRDEDLADAWVEKSVAFIEKHQAEPFFLFFASHDLHVPRMPHERFQGKTKLGFRGDSIVQLDWCVGELTKTLEKLGIDQNTMIVFCSDNGPVLDDGYQDGAIEQLHEHQPSGIYRGGKYSIYEGGTRTPLITYWPGTIKPGESDKIVCTVDLPASLAALVDQPLPANACPDSFNVIDALLGKPNAEGRDHLLQQPNKGPTLALRVGDWKVLSYATAQAKKHLTYEKGPGKYELYNLANDPSEKDNLAESHPEKLKELLEKLESIKDAGHSRPNWSDAVSSR from the coding sequence ATGTCGCTGCGTTTTCTTCCATCGGGCTTTCATCGGTCAGCCAGTCTGCCCGCACTGGCAATCCTAGCCGTCCTGACCTGCTTTAACGACGCTCGGATACTGCACGCCCAAGAGCGAGACCCGAATATCATCGTGATCATGGCGGACGACCTGGGATATGGCGACGTCAGCTGCTACGGCGCGACAGAACTGGAAACACCCAATATCGACAAACTCGCCAATGGAGGAATGCGATTCACTCAAGGGTATTGCAATGCGTCGACCTGCACCCCGACTCGATTTTCCTTCCTGACTGGCAAGTACGCTTTCCGTCAGCCTGGCGCTGGGATCGCGCCACCGAATGCGACTAGCCTGATCCAACCCGGCACCGACACGGTCGCCTCGCTGCTAAAGAACGCCGGCTACAAAACGGGTGTCGTCGGAAAATGGCACCTCGGGCTCGGTGAAGGTGACGCGCCCGATTGGAACGGAGCACTAAAACCGGGCCCCTTGGAAATCGGCTTTGACTACTGCTACCTGCTGCCAACGACAAACGACCGTGTCCCCAGCGTCTATGTGGAAAATCACCATGTCGTAAACCTGGATCCGGCCGACCCACTTTGGGTTGGCAATAAAAGTCCCAGCGACGACCACCCGCTCGGCAGTGATCCCGAAGTCCGAAAAACGCTGAAAATGGATTGGAGCCACGGGCACAACCAAACTGTCCACAACGGCATCGGCCGCATCGGTTTCTACACAGGAGGTCACCAGGCCCGATGGAGAGACGAAGACTTGGCGGATGCTTGGGTCGAAAAGTCGGTCGCCTTTATTGAAAAGCACCAAGCGGAACCGTTCTTCCTATTCTTTGCATCGCATGACCTGCACGTCCCTCGAATGCCGCACGAAAGGTTCCAAGGCAAGACCAAGCTTGGTTTCCGAGGCGACTCGATTGTCCAGCTCGATTGGTGCGTCGGGGAACTGACCAAAACACTCGAAAAACTTGGCATCGATCAGAACACGATGATCGTCTTTTGCAGTGACAATGGTCCCGTGCTTGACGACGGATACCAAGACGGCGCGATCGAACAGCTACACGAACACCAACCGTCCGGGATCTATCGTGGTGGCAAGTACAGCATCTATGAGGGCGGAACCAGAACTCCGCTGATCACCTACTGGCCGGGCACAATCAAACCCGGCGAATCGGACAAGATCGTGTGCACGGTCGACCTGCCGGCCAGCCTTGCCGCACTTGTTGACCAACCGTTGCCAGCAAACGCTTGCCCCGACAGCTTCAACGTGATCGACGCATTGCTAGGCAAACCAAACGCCGAAGGCCGCGACCACCTTTTACAACAGCCTAACAAGGGCCCAACTTTGGCACTTCGCGTGGGCGACTGGAAGGTCCTGTCCTACGCGACTGCTCAAGCCAAGAAGCACCTGACATACGAAAAGGGTCCCGGCAAATACGAGCTATACAACTTGGCGAATGACCCATCGGAAAAGGACAACTTGGCAGAGTCGCATCCCGAAAAACTGAAGGAGCTTCTCGAGAAACTTGAATCGATCAAGGACGCCGGGCACAGTCGCCCGAATTGGTCGGACGCAGTTTCATCCCGTTAA
- a CDS encoding NAD-dependent epimerase/dehydratase family protein, protein MSDKSNQGSTYLVTGSAGFIASRVCRLLLDAGNQVVGIDNLNDYYDPGLKRHRLETLESDGFTFHQIDIENTSQVADVFAQHQFDAVFNLAARAGVRYSMENPHIYLKTNSFGNLNLIDQMHRTGVPKLVLASTSSLYAGQPMPFKESLPVNTPISPYAASKKAAEVMSFSYHHLYKIDVSVCRYFTVYGPAGRPDMSVFRFIRWIDEGKEIELFGDGEQSRDFTFVDDIARGTILASKPVGYEIINLGGGGTPVSINQIIAMLEDRLGKKAKVNYKPFHQADMMTTSADITKAGDLLGWTPKVSLEEGLDASVQWYLENRPWSQQIPLP, encoded by the coding sequence ATGAGCGACAAGTCAAATCAAGGTTCGACGTACCTGGTCACCGGCAGCGCCGGTTTCATTGCCTCGCGCGTTTGCCGTCTTCTGCTCGACGCCGGCAACCAAGTTGTCGGGATCGATAATCTGAATGACTACTATGACCCGGGTTTAAAACGACATCGCCTTGAAACGCTCGAATCCGATGGCTTTACGTTTCACCAGATTGATATCGAGAACACTTCGCAAGTTGCGGACGTTTTTGCCCAACACCAATTCGATGCGGTGTTTAACTTGGCAGCGCGTGCGGGCGTGCGATACAGCATGGAAAACCCGCACATCTACCTGAAAACGAATTCATTCGGGAACTTGAATCTGATTGATCAGATGCACCGTACCGGTGTTCCCAAATTGGTTCTGGCTTCAACATCATCGTTGTACGCCGGGCAGCCCATGCCGTTTAAGGAATCATTGCCCGTCAACACGCCCATTTCACCTTACGCGGCTAGCAAGAAAGCTGCTGAGGTGATGTCATTCAGCTATCACCACTTATACAAAATCGATGTCTCGGTCTGCCGCTACTTCACTGTGTACGGACCGGCGGGACGCCCAGACATGTCGGTGTTCCGATTCATTCGCTGGATCGACGAAGGAAAAGAGATCGAACTTTTCGGTGACGGTGAACAATCACGCGATTTCACATTTGTTGATGATATCGCACGTGGAACGATCCTCGCATCGAAGCCCGTGGGGTACGAAATCATCAACCTCGGTGGCGGCGGCACCCCGGTTTCGATCAACCAAATCATCGCAATGCTTGAAGACCGCTTGGGCAAGAAGGCCAAAGTGAACTACAAGCCATTCCATCAAGCCGACATGATGACCACCAGTGCCGACATCACGAAAGCAGGCGACCTGCTGGGTTGGACTCCAAAAGTTAGCTTGGAAGAAGGCCTAGATGCATCGGTCCAGTGGTACTTAGAAAACCGTCCCTGGTCGCAACAAATCCCGCTTCCTTAA
- the rpoB gene encoding DNA-directed RNA polymerase subunit beta, translating to MAVTSKRRLIPTSIRYFGSDQGEFELPDLTALQTASYKEFLQEGVGQGERVDKGLESVLREIFPISSYDGNITLDYLRYELGKPRYTSQECRQLRLTYGMPLRIWLRLNREEPHEEEVYLGDMPIMMGGGEFIINGAERVVVSQLHRSPGVDFVWDTDTTTDRKLPSCRVIPERGSWVEFNVTKKDSLTVRIDQSGKFAATTLLRAMDPKYSTDADILQAFYPTRTETLSGIESAVALEGKIAVDDVVYPSESERAGEIIIEAAHRISKEVAETICTAGVTSAEIMDAPKVPVIFNTLMEDNTASHEEALLRIYQRLRPGNPPQLEKARVLFEEKFYDDNRYRLGKVGRFRLNRKLDLGVSEEVMTLRPEDIIESIRYLIDLFDPDSNAEIDDIDHLGNRRLRTIDELACEELRKGFLKLRRTVQERMSVKDAQDMTPRSLINPKSVSAAIDFFFGRGELSQVVDQTNPLSQLTHERRLSALGPGGLNRKRAGFEVRDVHISHYGRICPIETPEGTNIGLISSLAIYAGVDDYGFLITPYRCVKEGIVTDEVVWLRADEENEAYIAPADTELSDRALVSGPNMIARFRSDFQIVLPTQVNYMDVAPSQMVGVSAGLIPFLEHDDANRALMGSNMQRQAVPLLVAEPPIVGTGMEREVARNSAMVVRARRAGKVTYVDSCRIEIGSDHYELKKYQGLNERTCQNQKPLVRLGEEVQEGQIIADGAATRDGELALGRNVLVGFMSFDGFNYEDAIIISEELVRNDTYTSIHIEDFDVEIRETKLGREEFTRDIPNVSEKALRNLDESGIVRVGTYVKPGDILVGKVSPKSKTELTPEEKLLHAIFGRAGEDVKNDSLEVPSGIEGIVIDTHKFSRRMSLSEDERKEFERELKEVEAVGNGEIASTFESLVRDLEEAAGTKLKDSTGTPLADGQDPKFVAERAIAFRLDHVLGQVKGEDNIAAVEKVFKAQWRNVESAIDQRDRKLNSMKRGDELRSGVLQMAKVYIATKRVISVGDKMAGRHGNKGVISKILPIADMPFLPDGTPLQILLNPLGVPSRMNVGQILETHLGWAGAKLGFQSITPVFNGANEEDINEALDEAGLPRHGKVRLIDGRTGEPMEQETTVGYIYMLKLHHLVDDKVHARSTGPYSLITQQPLGGKARFGGQRFGEMEVWALEAYGAAYILQELLTVKSDDVEGRTKIYESMVKGENTLEAGTPASFDVLTNEIRGLALNMQLEKRPI from the coding sequence ATGGCAGTTACGTCCAAGCGTCGTCTAATTCCAACTAGCATCCGTTACTTTGGAAGCGATCAAGGTGAATTTGAACTTCCCGATTTGACCGCTTTGCAAACGGCTTCCTACAAAGAATTTTTGCAGGAAGGCGTCGGCCAAGGAGAGCGTGTCGACAAGGGTTTGGAGAGCGTGCTGCGCGAGATCTTCCCGATCTCAAGCTATGACGGAAACATTACGCTCGATTACCTTCGGTACGAGCTCGGTAAGCCACGTTACACCAGCCAAGAATGCCGTCAGTTGCGTCTGACCTACGGCATGCCACTGCGTATCTGGCTGCGTTTGAATCGTGAAGAGCCACACGAGGAAGAAGTCTATCTCGGCGACATGCCGATCATGATGGGCGGTGGTGAATTCATCATCAACGGTGCCGAGCGTGTTGTCGTTAGCCAGCTTCACCGTTCGCCCGGTGTCGACTTTGTTTGGGACACTGACACCACAACCGACCGAAAGCTCCCCTCGTGCCGGGTGATTCCCGAGCGTGGTAGCTGGGTCGAGTTTAACGTGACCAAGAAGGACTCGTTGACCGTCCGGATTGACCAGAGTGGTAAGTTTGCAGCAACGACTCTGCTGCGTGCGATGGACCCCAAGTATTCCACCGATGCGGATATCTTGCAGGCGTTCTACCCAACCCGAACCGAAACGCTCAGCGGTATCGAAAGCGCCGTCGCCCTTGAGGGTAAGATCGCCGTCGATGACGTCGTTTACCCATCCGAAAGCGAGCGAGCTGGCGAAATCATCATCGAAGCGGCTCACCGGATTTCCAAAGAAGTCGCGGAGACGATTTGCACCGCAGGTGTGACCAGTGCCGAAATCATGGATGCGCCAAAGGTGCCCGTGATCTTCAATACCCTGATGGAAGACAACACTGCCAGCCACGAAGAAGCGTTGCTGCGTATCTACCAGCGTTTGCGTCCGGGTAACCCGCCGCAATTGGAAAAAGCGCGTGTGTTGTTCGAAGAAAAGTTCTACGACGACAACCGCTACCGTTTGGGTAAGGTCGGTCGTTTCCGCTTGAACCGTAAACTGGATTTGGGCGTCAGCGAAGAAGTCATGACGCTGCGTCCGGAAGACATCATCGAATCGATCCGCTACCTGATTGACCTGTTCGATCCAGACAGCAACGCCGAGATCGACGACATCGACCACTTGGGTAACCGACGTCTACGCACGATCGACGAACTTGCTTGTGAAGAACTACGCAAAGGTTTCTTGAAGCTGCGTCGTACCGTTCAAGAACGGATGAGCGTCAAAGATGCTCAAGACATGACCCCTCGTTCGCTGATCAATCCAAAGAGCGTTTCGGCGGCGATCGATTTCTTCTTCGGTCGTGGCGAACTTTCACAGGTTGTCGACCAGACAAACCCGCTTAGCCAGTTGACCCACGAACGTCGACTTTCGGCTCTCGGTCCTGGTGGTCTGAACCGTAAACGTGCGGGCTTCGAAGTTCGTGACGTTCACATTTCTCACTACGGCCGTATTTGCCCGATTGAGACTCCTGAAGGTACGAACATTGGTCTGATCAGTTCGTTGGCGATCTACGCCGGCGTCGATGATTACGGCTTCTTGATCACGCCATACCGCTGCGTGAAAGAAGGTATCGTGACCGACGAAGTCGTTTGGTTACGTGCCGACGAAGAAAACGAAGCGTACATCGCACCGGCCGATACCGAGCTGAGTGACCGGGCGCTCGTTTCTGGTCCGAACATGATCGCTCGTTTCCGCAGTGACTTCCAGATCGTTCTGCCGACTCAGGTGAACTACATGGACGTCGCGCCGAGCCAGATGGTCGGCGTCTCCGCGGGCTTGATCCCCTTCTTGGAGCACGACGATGCGAACCGTGCGTTGATGGGGTCGAACATGCAGCGGCAAGCCGTGCCGCTATTGGTTGCCGAGCCTCCAATCGTCGGAACCGGGATGGAACGCGAAGTTGCGCGAAACAGCGCGATGGTCGTTCGAGCACGTCGTGCCGGCAAAGTCACCTATGTTGACTCCTGCCGAATCGAAATCGGTAGCGACCACTACGAGCTGAAAAAGTACCAGGGACTTAACGAGCGTACTTGCCAAAACCAAAAGCCACTGGTCCGACTTGGCGAAGAAGTTCAAGAAGGTCAGATCATCGCTGACGGTGCGGCAACACGCGATGGTGAATTGGCACTGGGCCGAAACGTCTTGGTCGGATTCATGTCATTCGACGGATTTAACTACGAAGACGCGATCATCATCAGCGAAGAGTTGGTGCGGAACGACACCTATACCTCGATTCACATCGAGGACTTTGATGTCGAAATCCGTGAAACCAAGCTCGGCCGCGAAGAGTTCACTCGTGACATTCCGAACGTTAGCGAAAAAGCACTTCGCAACTTGGATGAAAGCGGGATCGTCCGAGTCGGTACTTACGTCAAGCCAGGCGACATCTTGGTCGGTAAGGTCAGCCCCAAGAGCAAGACCGAACTGACACCAGAAGAAAAACTGTTGCACGCGATCTTCGGTCGTGCCGGTGAAGACGTCAAAAACGATTCGCTAGAAGTCCCATCGGGCATCGAAGGCATCGTCATCGATACCCACAAATTCTCTCGTCGTATGAGCTTGAGCGAAGACGAGCGAAAGGAATTCGAACGCGAACTGAAAGAGGTCGAAGCGGTTGGCAATGGCGAAATCGCTAGCACCTTCGAATCTTTGGTCCGTGACTTGGAAGAAGCTGCCGGCACAAAACTGAAGGATTCGACCGGAACGCCTTTGGCGGACGGGCAAGATCCGAAGTTCGTCGCCGAACGCGCGATCGCTTTCCGATTGGATCACGTCCTCGGTCAAGTGAAGGGTGAAGACAACATCGCGGCTGTCGAGAAGGTCTTTAAGGCCCAATGGCGAAACGTTGAATCGGCGATCGATCAGCGCGATCGTAAGCTCAATAGCATGAAACGCGGTGATGAGCTTCGCAGTGGCGTTCTGCAAATGGCCAAGGTCTACATCGCGACGAAGCGAGTCATCAGTGTCGGTGACAAGATGGCTGGCCGTCACGGTAACAAGGGTGTGATCTCCAAGATCCTCCCGATTGCGGATATGCCTTTCCTTCCCGACGGAACGCCTCTGCAAATCCTGTTGAACCCGCTAGGGGTACCTAGCCGGATGAACGTGGGGCAGATTTTGGAAACTCACCTCGGTTGGGCCGGTGCGAAGCTTGGCTTCCAGTCGATCACGCCTGTCTTCAACGGTGCAAACGAAGAAGACATCAATGAAGCACTCGACGAAGCGGGACTGCCACGCCACGGTAAGGTTCGTCTGATCGATGGACGAACCGGTGAACCGATGGAGCAGGAAACGACCGTCGGATACATCTACATGCTGAAACTACACCACTTGGTTGACGACAAGGTACACGCCCGAAGCACCGGGCCGTACTCGTTGATCACGCAGCAACCGCTTGGCGGAAAGGCTCGATTCGGTGGTCAGCGTTTCGGGGAAATGGAAGTTTGGGCTCTGGAGGCCTACGGTGCCGCGTACATCTTGCAAGAGCTTTTGACCGTCAAGAGCGACGACGTCGAAGGCCGTACCAAGATCTACGAATCGATGGTCAAGGGAGAAAACACCCTCGAGGCAGGCACGCCAGCCAGCTTCGACGTTTTGACCAACGAGATCCGAGGACTCGCGTTGAACATGCAACTGGAGAAGCGGCCGATCTAG